The Halichoerus grypus chromosome 14, mHalGry1.hap1.1, whole genome shotgun sequence genome contains a region encoding:
- the RUSC2 gene encoding AP-4 complex accessory subunit RUSC2 isoform X1 → MPLFEISRMDSPPKLTGETLIVHHIPLVHCQVPDRQCCGGTSGGSGSTRSNPFCPPDLGTTQPDQDLGQADSLLYNSLHSAPGGPARPADSTKSRVRDGRGPGAPKRHNPFLLQEGVAEPGLGDLCDDSIGDGATQQSFHLHGAGQPTFHLSPFQLPPPGPRAGRPWGATRSRAGVVEGQEQEPRATLDPQHCSTSHCCRPDLEAETMELDECGGPGGSGSGGGASDTSGFSFDQDWKLSSDESPRNPGCSGSGPQHRRCSSASSQSEAADQSMGYASDSSCNSSEGVLVTFSTLYSKAHGSSRANLNAAPQSCSNSSFCSHSDPGAFYLDLQPSPAESKMSCESHHPDSGGREGSYGCPHASSPELDANCNSYRPHCEPCPGVADLTACFQSQARLVVATQNYYKLVTCDLSSQSSPSPAGSSVTSCSEEHTKISPAPGPGPDPGPSQPSEYYLFQRPEVQPEEQGAVGSSVEAAAPVGPTVIEGQVYTNTSPPNLSTGRQRSRSCDRSLARSPPVRLGSLERMLSCPVRLSEGPAALAGSGSPPRRVTSFAELAKGRKKAAGSGSPPLRVSVGDSSQEFSPIQEAQQDRVGPLDEGARCSHSLPPMPSGPGMDLFGPEPWSTQVCQGPQASEMPPASLRAAGQGPLAQLMDPGPALPGSPANSHTQKDARARADGGGAESRPVLRYSKEQRPTTLPIQPFVFQHHFPKQLAKARALHSLSQLYSLSGCSRAQQPAPLAAPTAPVPALAPSGESQAPTNRGARKAGPEPETSRPSPLGSYSPIRSAGPFGPSTDSSASTSCSPPPEQATATESPPPWSHSCPPVARPATFQQPQKGDQKILTLAEYRLHGTGSLPPLGSWRSSLSRAESLARGGGEGSMASRPNNANHLSPQALKWREYRRKNPLGPPGLSGSLDRRPQEARLARRNPIFEFPGSFSAAGHLNCRPNGQIVKPLPLTCPDFQDPFSLTEKPPAEFCLSPDGNSEAISIDLLQKKGLVKAVNTAVDLIVAHFGTSRDPGVKAKLGNSSVSPNVGHLVLKYLCPAVQAVLEDGLKAFVLDVIIGQRKNMPWSVVEASTQLGPSTKVLHGLYNKVSQFPELTSHTMRFNAFILGLLNIRSLEFWFNHLYNHEDIIQTHYQPWGFLSAAHTVCPGLFEELLLLLQPLALLPFSLDLLFQHRLLQSGQQQRQHKELLRVSQDLLLSAHSTLQLARARGQEGPGDMDRAVQGERVKGVGAPEGGEDEEEEETEEVAEAAGGSGRGRWARGGQAGWWYQLMQSSQVYIDGSAEGSRFPRGGSSSSSEKKKGAGGGGPPPREGVVEGAEACPAPEETLGRDRGWPFWMGSPPDSVLAELRRSREREGSTAPPAENEEGASEPSPGGIKWGHLFGSRKAQRETRPTNRLPSDWLSLDKSMFQLVAQTVGARREPEPKESLQEPHSPVLPSKPPCEVKALCHHLATGPGQLSFRKGDILRVLGPAGGDWLRCSRGPDTGLVPLAYVTLTPSPSPTPGSSQN, encoded by the exons ATGCCCTTGTTCGAAATTTCCAGAATGGATAGTCCCCCAAAGCTGACTGGAGAGACCCTCATCGTCCACCACATCCCCCTGGTGCACTGCCAAGTCCCAGATAGGCAGTGCTGTGGAGGGACAAGTGGAGGTAGTGGGAGCACGAGATCCAACCCCTTCTGCCCCCCTGACCTGGGCACCACCCAGCCTGATCAAGACCTGGGACAAGCCGACTCGCTGCTGTACAACAGTCTGCACTCTGCCCCAGGGGGACCCGCACGGCCTGCAGACAGCACGAAGAGTAGGGTTCGGGATGGAAGAGGCCCCGGGGCCCCTAAACGACACAATCCTTTCCTGCTGCAGGAGGGTGTGGCTGAGCCAGGACTTGGTGACCTCTGTGATGACAGCATTGGTGACGGTGCCACCCAGCAGTCCTTCCACCTGCACGGGGCCGGTCAGCCCACCTTCCATCTGTCCCCTTTCCAGCTGCCACCACCTGGCCCTAGGGCGGGCAGGCCGTGGGGGGCAACACGTAGTCGAGCTGGAGTAGTGGAGGGGCAGGAACAGGAGCCGAGGGCCACCTTGGATCCCCAGCACTGCAGCACTAGCCACTGCTGCCGGCCAGACCTGGAAGCGGAGACCATGGAGCTGGACGAGTGTGGGGGACCCGGTGGGAGTGGCAGTGGGGGTGGAGCCAGTGATACGTCGGGCTTTTCCTTCGATCAGGACTGGAAGCTCAGTTCGGATGAATCGCCGAGGAACCCAGGCTGCTCGGGCTCGGGGCCTCAGCACCGCCGCTGCAGTAGCGCCTCCAGTCAGTCGGAGGCGGCTGACCAGTCCATGGGCTACGCGAGTGACTCCTCCTGCAACAGCTCGGAGGGCGTGCTGGTCACCTTCAGCACCCTCTACAGCAAGGCGCACGGCAGCTCCCGCGCCAACCTCAACGCCGCCCCACAGTCGTGCAGCAACTCTTCCTTCTGCAGCCACTCAGACCCCGGCGCCTTCTATCTGGACCTGCAGCCCTCCCCAGCCGAGTCCAAGATGTCTTGTGAGTCCCACCACCCCGACAgcggaggcagggaagggagctATGGCTGTCCTCATGCCTCATCTCCCGAGCTCGATGCCAACTGCAACTCCTACCGCCCACACTGTGAGCCCTGCCCAGGTGTGGCTGACCTCACGGCCTGCTTCCAGAGCCAGGCCCGTCTTGTTGTGGCCACACAGAATTACTATAAACTTGTCACCTGTGACCTGTCCTCCCAGTCATCCCCAAGCCCAGCTGGCTCTTCCGTCACCAGCTGCTCTGAGGAACACACCAAGATAAGCCCTGCGCCAGGCCCCGGCCCAGACCCTGGCCCCAGCCAGCCCTCTGAGTATTACCTAttccagaggccagaagtccagcCAGAGGAACAAGGAGCGGTGGGTTCCTCGGTGGAAGCAGCGGCGCCTGTGGGCCCCACCGTGATCGAGGGGCAAGTGTACACCAACACCTCACCCCCCAACCTCAGCACTGGACGCCAGCGCTCTCGAAGCTGTGATCGCAGCCTCGCGCGCAGCCCTCCTGTCCGCCTGGGCTCGCTGGAGCGCATGCTGAGCTGCCCAGTGCGCCTGAGTGAGGGTCCTGCAGCCCTCGCTGGGTCTGGCTCCCCACCTCGGCGGGTGACCTCCTTTGCTGAGCTCGCCAAGGGCCGGAAGAAAGCTGCAGGCTCTGGCTCCCCGCCGCTTCGAGTGAGCGTTGGGGACTCCTCCCAGGAGTTCTCACCCATCCAAGAAGCCCAGCAAGATAGGGTGGGCCCACTGGACGAGGGCGCTCGCTGTAGCCACAGCCTACCGCCCATGCCCTCGGGGCCGGGCATGGACCTATTTGGCCCAGAGCCCTGGTCCACCCAGGTCTGTCAGGGCCCCCAGGCCAGTGAGATGCCACCTGCTAGCCTCAGAGCTGCTGGGCAAGGCCCCTTGGCCCAGCTGATGGATCCAGGACCTGCTCTCCCAGGGAGCCCAGCCAACAGCCATACCCAGAAGGATGCAAGAGCTAGAGCTGACG GCGGCGGTGCGGAGAGCCGACCAGTCCTTCGCTACAGCAAGGAGCAGAGGCCAACCACGCTGCCCATCCAGCCCTTCGTGTTCCAGCACCACTTCCCGAAGCAGTTGGCCAAGGCCCGTGCCCTCCACAGCCTTTCCCAGCTCTACAGCCTCTCTGGCTGCAGCCGTGCACAGCAGCCTGCCCCCCTGGCTGCCCCCACTGCTCCAGTCCCAGCCTTAGCTCCCTCAGGGGAGTCACAGGCACCCACCAACAGAGGGGCCAGGAAAGCTGGGCCTGAGCCAGAAACCTCACGGCCGTCACCCCTGGGTAGCTACTCCCCGATCCGCAGTGCTGGCCCCTTTGGGCCCAGCACCGACTCCTCTGCTTCCACGTCGTGCTCCCCTCCTCCAGAGCAGGCCACAGCCACAGAAAGCCCACCCCCATGGAGCCACTCCTGTCCTCCCGTTGCCCGGCCTGCCACCTTCCAGCAGCCACAGAAGGGGGATCAGAAGATACTGACCTTGGCTGAGTACCGTCTCCATGGAACAGGAAGCTtgcctcctctgggctcctggaGATCTAGCCTCAGTCGAGCAGAAAGTCTAGCCCGGGGAGGTGGTGAGGGCAGCATGGCCTCCAGGCCCAATAACG CCAACCACCTATCCCCTCAAGCACTCAAGTGGCGGGAATACAGGAGGAAGAACCCACTAGGGCCACCTGGATTGTCAGGGAGCCTAGACCGAAGGCCACAGGAAGCTCGGCTGGCCCGAAGGAACCCCATCTTTGAGTTCCCTGGCTCCTTCAGTGCTGCTGGCCATCTGAACTGCCGGCCAAATG gtCAAATAGTGAAGCCATTACCACTGACCTGCCCTGACTTCCAAGACCCCTTTTCCTTGACTGAGAAGCCTCCAGCTGAGTTTTGTCTGTCCCCAGATGGCAACTCAGAGGCCATTTCCATTGACCTGCTTCAGAAAAAAG GGCTGGTGAAGGCGGTTAACACTGCTGTAGACCTCATTGTGGCCCATTTTGGCACAAGCCGGGATCCTGGGGTGAAG GCAAAGCTCGGGAATAGTTCTGTGAGCCCCAATGTGGGCCACCTGGTTCTGAAGTACTTGTGCCCTGCCGTCCAGGCCGTGCTGGAGGATGGGCTCAAGGCCTTCGTGCTAGATGTCATCATTGGGCAACGTAAGAACATGCCGTGGAGTGTGGTTGAGGCTTCTACACAGCTAG GCCCGTCCACCAAGGTCCTGCATGGCCTCTACAACAAGGTCAGCCAATTCCCGGAGCTCACCAGTCACACCATGCGTTTCAACGCCTTCATTCTCGGCCTGCTCAA CATCCGGTCCCTGGAGTTCTGGTTTAATCACCTCTATAACCACGAAG ATATCATCCAGACCCACTACCAGCCGTGGGGCTTCCTGAGTGCAGCGCATACCGTGTGCCCCGGCCTCTTCgaggagctgctgctgctgctgcagcccctggccctgctgcccTTCAGCCTCGACTTGCTGTTCCAGCACCGGCTCCTGCAAAGTGggcagcagcagcggcagcacAAGGAGCTGCTGCGGGTGTCCCAGGACCTGCTGCTGTCCGCCCACTCGACGCTGCAGCTGGCCcgggccaggggccaggagggaCCCGGAGACATGGACAGGGCGGTCCAGGGGGAGCGGGTGAAGGGTGTGGGCGCCCCCGAAGGTGGAGAAgacgaggaggaagaggagacagaagaggtGGCAGAGGCAGCTGGGGGCTCAGGACGTGGCAGGTGGGCCCGAGGCGGGCAGGCTGGCTGGTGGTACCAGCTCATGCAGAGCTCCCAGGTCTACATCGATGGCTCAGCTGAGGGCTCTAGGTTCCCCCGTGGTGGCAGCAGTAGCAgcagtgagaaaaagaaaggggcaggAGGCGGGGGACCACCCCCCCGAGAGGGAGTAGTCGAGGGGGCAGAGGCCTGTCCTGCCCCTGAGGAGACCCTTGGCCGGGACAGGGGCTGGCCCTTCTGGATGGGGAGCCCCCCTGATTCTGTACTGGCTGAGCTGAGGCGCAGCCGGGAGAGGGAGGGGTCCACTGCCCCCCCAGCAGAAAATGAGGAAGGAGCCTCAGAGCCTTCACCCGGGGGCATCAAGTGGGGACACCTCTTTGGCTCCCGAAAGGCTCAGCGGGAGACCCGGCCCACAAACAG GCTACCGTCCGACTGGCTGAGCCTGGACAAGTCCATGTTCCAACTAGTGGCACAGACAGTGGGTGCCCGCCGAGAGCCAGAGCCCAAGGAGAGCCTGCAGGAGCCACACTCTCCAGTCTTGCCCTCCAAGCCTCCATG CGAGGTGAAGGCACTCTGTCATCACCTGGCCACAGGCCCCGGACAGCTGAGCTTCCGCAAGGGAGATATCCTACGGGTGCTGGGGCCAGCTGGAGGAGACTGGCTGCGCTGCAGCCGTGGCCCCGACACCGGCCTGGTGCCTCTGGCCTATGTGACCTTGACCCCATCTCCAAGTCCAACCCCCGGAAGCAGCCAAAACTGA
- the RUSC2 gene encoding AP-4 complex accessory subunit RUSC2 isoform X2, producing the protein MASRPNNANHLSPQALKWREYRRKNPLGPPGLSGSLDRRPQEARLARRNPIFEFPGSFSAAGHLNCRPNGQIVKPLPLTCPDFQDPFSLTEKPPAEFCLSPDGNSEAISIDLLQKKGLVKAVNTAVDLIVAHFGTSRDPGVKAKLGNSSVSPNVGHLVLKYLCPAVQAVLEDGLKAFVLDVIIGQRKNMPWSVVEASTQLGPSTKVLHGLYNKVSQFPELTSHTMRFNAFILGLLNIRSLEFWFNHLYNHEDIIQTHYQPWGFLSAAHTVCPGLFEELLLLLQPLALLPFSLDLLFQHRLLQSGQQQRQHKELLRVSQDLLLSAHSTLQLARARGQEGPGDMDRAVQGERVKGVGAPEGGEDEEEEETEEVAEAAGGSGRGRWARGGQAGWWYQLMQSSQVYIDGSAEGSRFPRGGSSSSSEKKKGAGGGGPPPREGVVEGAEACPAPEETLGRDRGWPFWMGSPPDSVLAELRRSREREGSTAPPAENEEGASEPSPGGIKWGHLFGSRKAQRETRPTNRLPSDWLSLDKSMFQLVAQTVGARREPEPKESLQEPHSPVLPSKPPCEVKALCHHLATGPGQLSFRKGDILRVLGPAGGDWLRCSRGPDTGLVPLAYVTLTPSPSPTPGSSQN; encoded by the exons ATGGCCTCCAGGCCCAATAACG CCAACCACCTATCCCCTCAAGCACTCAAGTGGCGGGAATACAGGAGGAAGAACCCACTAGGGCCACCTGGATTGTCAGGGAGCCTAGACCGAAGGCCACAGGAAGCTCGGCTGGCCCGAAGGAACCCCATCTTTGAGTTCCCTGGCTCCTTCAGTGCTGCTGGCCATCTGAACTGCCGGCCAAATG gtCAAATAGTGAAGCCATTACCACTGACCTGCCCTGACTTCCAAGACCCCTTTTCCTTGACTGAGAAGCCTCCAGCTGAGTTTTGTCTGTCCCCAGATGGCAACTCAGAGGCCATTTCCATTGACCTGCTTCAGAAAAAAG GGCTGGTGAAGGCGGTTAACACTGCTGTAGACCTCATTGTGGCCCATTTTGGCACAAGCCGGGATCCTGGGGTGAAG GCAAAGCTCGGGAATAGTTCTGTGAGCCCCAATGTGGGCCACCTGGTTCTGAAGTACTTGTGCCCTGCCGTCCAGGCCGTGCTGGAGGATGGGCTCAAGGCCTTCGTGCTAGATGTCATCATTGGGCAACGTAAGAACATGCCGTGGAGTGTGGTTGAGGCTTCTACACAGCTAG GCCCGTCCACCAAGGTCCTGCATGGCCTCTACAACAAGGTCAGCCAATTCCCGGAGCTCACCAGTCACACCATGCGTTTCAACGCCTTCATTCTCGGCCTGCTCAA CATCCGGTCCCTGGAGTTCTGGTTTAATCACCTCTATAACCACGAAG ATATCATCCAGACCCACTACCAGCCGTGGGGCTTCCTGAGTGCAGCGCATACCGTGTGCCCCGGCCTCTTCgaggagctgctgctgctgctgcagcccctggccctgctgcccTTCAGCCTCGACTTGCTGTTCCAGCACCGGCTCCTGCAAAGTGggcagcagcagcggcagcacAAGGAGCTGCTGCGGGTGTCCCAGGACCTGCTGCTGTCCGCCCACTCGACGCTGCAGCTGGCCcgggccaggggccaggagggaCCCGGAGACATGGACAGGGCGGTCCAGGGGGAGCGGGTGAAGGGTGTGGGCGCCCCCGAAGGTGGAGAAgacgaggaggaagaggagacagaagaggtGGCAGAGGCAGCTGGGGGCTCAGGACGTGGCAGGTGGGCCCGAGGCGGGCAGGCTGGCTGGTGGTACCAGCTCATGCAGAGCTCCCAGGTCTACATCGATGGCTCAGCTGAGGGCTCTAGGTTCCCCCGTGGTGGCAGCAGTAGCAgcagtgagaaaaagaaaggggcaggAGGCGGGGGACCACCCCCCCGAGAGGGAGTAGTCGAGGGGGCAGAGGCCTGTCCTGCCCCTGAGGAGACCCTTGGCCGGGACAGGGGCTGGCCCTTCTGGATGGGGAGCCCCCCTGATTCTGTACTGGCTGAGCTGAGGCGCAGCCGGGAGAGGGAGGGGTCCACTGCCCCCCCAGCAGAAAATGAGGAAGGAGCCTCAGAGCCTTCACCCGGGGGCATCAAGTGGGGACACCTCTTTGGCTCCCGAAAGGCTCAGCGGGAGACCCGGCCCACAAACAG GCTACCGTCCGACTGGCTGAGCCTGGACAAGTCCATGTTCCAACTAGTGGCACAGACAGTGGGTGCCCGCCGAGAGCCAGAGCCCAAGGAGAGCCTGCAGGAGCCACACTCTCCAGTCTTGCCCTCCAAGCCTCCATG CGAGGTGAAGGCACTCTGTCATCACCTGGCCACAGGCCCCGGACAGCTGAGCTTCCGCAAGGGAGATATCCTACGGGTGCTGGGGCCAGCTGGAGGAGACTGGCTGCGCTGCAGCCGTGGCCCCGACACCGGCCTGGTGCCTCTGGCCTATGTGACCTTGACCCCATCTCCAAGTCCAACCCCCGGAAGCAGCCAAAACTGA
- the CIMIP2B gene encoding ciliary microtubule inner protein 2B isoform X3, with translation MAMASTFIPGLNPQNPHYIPGPPASPEVPRGSLPVRRGHERLSSSMIPGYTGFVPQAQFIFAKNCSRVWAEALNDFTQWSVGQRGQELPKEAKGKKDVEKDEEPKPEPELEAKEPELGQEAEQASPYSMDDGDPRKFFMPAFLCSPTGHCRNLDRCTQGADPRRIPNISLHFLGPILRTCAFYLIMGAMCQDISSSSGTHMGISPMMHWASPPSRSSSWYRYLDFKFPLLSSYLSHPFGRKRGGPEGGGGRHKEKWFGGRAPFLLIGVINK, from the exons ATGGCTATGGCCAGCACCTTCATACCAGGGCTGAACCCTCAGAACCCTCATTATATCCCAGG GCCTCCGGCATCTCCTGAGGTTCCCAGGGGAAGCCTGCCTGTCAGGCGGGGGCATGAAAGGCTCAGCTCCAGCATGATTCCTGGGTACACAG gtTTTGTACCCCAGGCACAGTTCATCTTTGCCAAGAACTGCAGCCGGGTCTGGGCTGAGGCTCTGAATGATTTCACTCAGTGGTCTGTGGGACAACGGGGTCAAGAGCTGCCAAAGGAGGCCAAGGGTaaaaaagatgtggagaaagacGAAGAGCCAAAGCCGGAGCCAGAGCTGGAGGCAAAGGAGCCAGAGCTGGGGCAAGAGGCAGAACAA GCTTCCCCCTATTCCATGGATGACGGAGATCCTCGCAAGTTCTTCATGCCAG CTTTCCTGTGCTCACCAACCGGGCACTGCAGGAATTTGGACAGATGTACTCAGGGAGCAGACCCCAGAAGGATCCCAAACATCTCCCTCCACTTTCTAGGACCTATCCTCAGAACCTGTGCCTTTTACCTAATTATGGGGGCTATGTGCCAG GATATAAGTTCCAGTTCGGGCACACATATGGGCATCTCACCCATGATGCACTGGGCCTCACCACCCTCCAGAAGCAGCTCCTGGTATAGGTACCTGGACTTCAAGTTCCCTCTTCTGTCTTCCTATCTCAGCCATCCTTTTGGAAGGAAGAGAGGTGGGcccgaggggggcggggggaggcacaAAGAGAAATGGTTTGGAGGCCGAGCACCTTTTTTATTAATAggtgtaataaataaataa
- the CIMIP2B gene encoding ciliary microtubule inner protein 2B isoform X1 — protein sequence MAMASTFIPGLNPQNPHYIPGYTGHCPLLRFSMGQTYGHMTSQLLRGFPGLAWPPTHRTLLPPIRPPASPEVPRGSLPVRRGHERLSSSMIPGYTGFVPQAQFIFAKNCSRVWAEALNDFTQWSVGQRGQELPKEAKGKKDVEKDEEPKPEPELEAKEPELGQEAEQASPYSMDDGDPRKFFMPGPILRTCAFYLIMGAMCQDISSSSGTHMGISPMMHWASPPSRSSSWYRYLDFKFPLLSSYLSHPFGRKRGGPEGGGGRHKEKWFGGRAPFLLIGVINK from the exons ATGGCTATGGCCAGCACCTTCATACCAGGGCTGAACCCTCAGAACCCTCATTATATCCCAGG GTACACTGGACACTGCCCACTGCTTCGCTTCAGCATGGGCCAGACCTATGGGCACATGACCAGTCAGCTGCTTCGAGGGTTTCCTGGCCTAGCCTGGCCCCCCACCCATCGCACACTTCTGCCTCCCATCAGGCCTCCGGCATCTCCTGAGGTTCCCAGGGGAAGCCTGCCTGTCAGGCGGGGGCATGAAAGGCTCAGCTCCAGCATGATTCCTGGGTACACAG gtTTTGTACCCCAGGCACAGTTCATCTTTGCCAAGAACTGCAGCCGGGTCTGGGCTGAGGCTCTGAATGATTTCACTCAGTGGTCTGTGGGACAACGGGGTCAAGAGCTGCCAAAGGAGGCCAAGGGTaaaaaagatgtggagaaagacGAAGAGCCAAAGCCGGAGCCAGAGCTGGAGGCAAAGGAGCCAGAGCTGGGGCAAGAGGCAGAACAA GCTTCCCCCTATTCCATGGATGACGGAGATCCTCGCAAGTTCTTCATGCCAG GACCTATCCTCAGAACCTGTGCCTTTTACCTAATTATGGGGGCTATGTGCCAG GATATAAGTTCCAGTTCGGGCACACATATGGGCATCTCACCCATGATGCACTGGGCCTCACCACCCTCCAGAAGCAGCTCCTGGTATAGGTACCTGGACTTCAAGTTCCCTCTTCTGTCTTCCTATCTCAGCCATCCTTTTGGAAGGAAGAGAGGTGGGcccgaggggggcggggggaggcacaAAGAGAAATGGTTTGGAGGCCGAGCACCTTTTTTATTAATAggtgtaataaataaataa
- the CIMIP2B gene encoding ciliary microtubule inner protein 2B isoform X2 yields the protein MAMASTFIPGLNPQNPHYIPGYTGHCPLLRFSMGQTYGHMTSQLLRGFPGLAWPPTHRTLLPPIRPPASPEVPRGSLPVRRGHERLSSSMIPGYTGFVPQAQFIFAKNCSRVWAEALNDFTQWSVGQRGQELPKEAKGKKDVEKDEEPKPEPELEAKEPELGQEAEQASPYSMDDGDPRKFFMPGFTGYVPRARFLFGSSFPVLTNRALQEFGQMYSGSRPQKDPKHLPPLSRTYPQNLCLLPNYGGYVPGYKFQFGHTYGHLTHDALGLTTLQKQLLV from the exons ATGGCTATGGCCAGCACCTTCATACCAGGGCTGAACCCTCAGAACCCTCATTATATCCCAGG GTACACTGGACACTGCCCACTGCTTCGCTTCAGCATGGGCCAGACCTATGGGCACATGACCAGTCAGCTGCTTCGAGGGTTTCCTGGCCTAGCCTGGCCCCCCACCCATCGCACACTTCTGCCTCCCATCAGGCCTCCGGCATCTCCTGAGGTTCCCAGGGGAAGCCTGCCTGTCAGGCGGGGGCATGAAAGGCTCAGCTCCAGCATGATTCCTGGGTACACAG gtTTTGTACCCCAGGCACAGTTCATCTTTGCCAAGAACTGCAGCCGGGTCTGGGCTGAGGCTCTGAATGATTTCACTCAGTGGTCTGTGGGACAACGGGGTCAAGAGCTGCCAAAGGAGGCCAAGGGTaaaaaagatgtggagaaagacGAAGAGCCAAAGCCGGAGCCAGAGCTGGAGGCAAAGGAGCCAGAGCTGGGGCAAGAGGCAGAACAA GCTTCCCCCTATTCCATGGATGACGGAGATCCTCGCAAGTTCTTCATGCCAG GCTTCACTGGTTACGTGCCCCGTGCCCGCTTCCTCTTCGGCTCCAGCTTTCCTGTGCTCACCAACCGGGCACTGCAGGAATTTGGACAGATGTACTCAGGGAGCAGACCCCAGAAGGATCCCAAACATCTCCCTCCACTTTCTAGGACCTATCCTCAGAACCTGTGCCTTTTACCTAATTATGGGGGCTATGTGCCAG GATATAAGTTCCAGTTCGGGCACACATATGGGCATCTCACCCATGATGCACTGGGCCTCACCACCCTCCAGAAGCAGCTCCTGGTATAG